gctatatgatgtctcattgatgaaaatgatgatcatgaggaggtgttatatgacactaatgtatgatgatgataagttgataatgatatgatgatgatgatgatgatatttattatattattgggtgaaaaaaccgcggattagtttcaagtggatggactaactcattatgatgtaaaaacgaTTTCTAAATTGttgctgtatgaaaacttgtataaaggtgtatgaatacaatatgaaataaaaaagaatataatacagaataatagtagtagcgcgggctgcgagaagcgctactagtaattaccagtagcaccCTTTccaggaagcgctactactaagtggatatagtagtagcgcgggtaaacccacgctactgctaacctttagctgtagcgtcgtacTAGTAGCGCggtcacccgcgctactgctagacttttccctagtagtggtaagCTAACAACATCAATGTGACATTTCGCATACATCAGATCGGTCACACAAATCCTTTGGGATTTTCTGTTGAAGAGCATAATAATAACTTAGTTAGCAATCTAGGTTAGCTTTAgaagaatgtatgcaaaagatgcactggtgtcataataataaataaaatcTTACCATGCCATTTTCATGGATGTTGCCGTAGTTCAACacatggactagtggcacgtattgaccataatgtggaggagtttcatAATTCTTATTAAAAGTCTCAACATCAATAATAGAAGATACAAGATGATCTTTCTCCTCGTAAGTTAGttcagagccatcagtgtagtaggtttTGTGTACTACTTTccgaacatttttttaagaacgtgaataagctgtcaatggaaatatattagttgtcaactatttttataaaaaacaatataaattacttaataaatatgtttgagaaactcacatagaggtagaagtgGAAGTGTATCAACAACGACCCAAATGTCAATATTAGCTTCGTTGATATTATCTTCGTCGACATCATCTTGGTCGATGTCATCTTTAGGATCATCAAGATCGAAGGTGACATGCATACCCTTCTGAaaccatacgccttgcatagtgcttcccAATTCAAGCAACCAAAATGGGAGTAGCTCTCTGcattgtatagatttacagcaaaaGCATAACCATGATGGGCCCTAAGGTGAACTATCTTTGTCTCCATATTCTGATGATCTTCGAAATTCAGCTTCTCCAAGACATTacgtcttgcatggcaggggatgcaatAGTCgcattgtaaaagacgaaaattacacgttgaagaaacataattcatgcttaattacgaaaaagactTGTGGTTATTGCATacccgtttcaacatcgaaggtctcgtcGAGCTTAATACTGATGCTCCGACTGTCTTCCAGGTGAGGCCTATCGCACAGACCGCGGTCGTCGCCGTAGTAGTCGCACTCAGGGATCCTAtcgtcgtcgtcagacatttcctatgtttatAATTCAaggattaaacttctaaaattcaatatatgtactacaaaaactaaattagatcattattattcatcagaGGTTAACTATCGGTCTGTCGGGTTTTTTCttaaaaactctcagctcacgtggtgtatatattcgactgtcggtgatggtcgctcctccttcgttcccgagtgcattgcaccaaaatgtctagcacacggaacgaaggagaagcgaagcccacgacaacagtcgggattctccttcctctctgacatttgtgatCGTCGGTGATGGAATCTCCTACTTTCATTtgaagtgcattacaccaaaatgtctagcaccttcaaatgaagaagaagctcctctcacgacaacagtcgggattcatcttctctcatatatggtggacactttcCCTCGTTGTTTTTTTGACTATCATGTATGAagccccgacagacttaaagtGAGCCCAAAATATCGTTTAATTCTCTTTCTGGCAAATCcaaggcactcgatatttcctacattttAGCACAagccatgctaaaattcacgaaaaaaatccggcatgacctttgctaaaaaggacacATCGagggcctgaaatttgccggaacgcaaattaatcaacactccggaaaacacataggccactcagaggtgttcTCTGCATTGATAATGAAACAAAAGTGCATATAACAAGGAGTAGCCTCACGGATACTTCCTCAAAAAAACTAGCCTCATCACATTGTCACAGCTACATCTACTACTCTACTACATCTATgaaaacatctacatcatcatcgacatcaacaAACATGAGGATTTggttggtctcacctcgaggtcggaggcgATCGGTGACGGGGACAATGGCGAGGATGATGCAGCGGCTCCCTGatttatgcaaaaacaaaatataaacaaaaaaattaTTATCCTGATTTTAGGAATTAGTGAaacctataagctatcaactaaacaTTATTATGctgattcaaaagacctacatttactaaaaatttGTATTACTAGTTTTTTTACTAAAAAGTTGTATTATCAAAAATACCCTAGTTCTAACCCTAACAgctatccatccatctatctatccaAACCATTACTAAAAAACCCTAGTTTAATCCATCtggctatctatctatctatctatccacGCATAAAAAAAACTAATTTCATCCACCCATTTATCTATAAGCTTTCTACTAGTAGTGGGTTCATATATATGAACACCTAGGCTTACATATATCTACATTCTACTGTACTCAAAAAACCTATTTCGTGATCTAATGATGAAATGAGCTCATACATATGAAcacccactagtgcagaaccgggctatagcaccggttcgtaaggccctttagtgccggttttgtaaccggcactaaatggtggggactaaagcccccccccccttagtaccggttctgcacgaaccgccgctaaagggccaccatgtggcacgagccagcggcgggggaggggagccctttagtaccggttgggccggttggtgttaccaaccggtactaaaggatttGTTTTTGAATTGTTTTTGAAATAAAGAAAAAACAGCCCACCTATTGGccggcacggcctgcatacgactagaaacccaacctctagttgggccaggatgcaggcccgtacggcccagtaggccccacacggcagaagacttgcaataggcccacaaaggcctgcttagagaggagctcgacacggtagccgaggcggggcttataaaccggtgtgagctcctctcaactagcgaggtgggactaaacattgtgcacgtcgggtggcagcgcacccctttagtaccggttggtggcacgaacccatagtaagggggggtctttagtaccggttggagccaccaacccatactaaaggccaccacctctttagtaccggttcgtggcacgaaccggtactaaaggttcgccacgaaccggtactaatgagcgccgcccgcctagccgttggaaccggcactaatggtcacattagtgccggctcaaatacaaaccgggactaatgagttgaacattagaccctttttctactagtgacctagggttcatatatatgaacaaaattagtaAAAAATCTGAACATATAGCATTTGCTAATTCATCCAACACTTCAGAGATACCTAGCTTTTGGGTGAATTGAGAGGAGAAGGAGGTACTCATGGTAGGCAGCCCGGGGCCGAAAAGGGGATGGAGAGGGCAGGCGCGGGGGAGGGCGGCCGCGCGTGCGGGAGGCCCGGCGCCGGGGCGTGCGGCCAGGGTGCGAGGGAGGGCCAGCGCGGGGAGGGTAGCCGCGCGTGGGGAGGGCGGGCGCAGGGAGGGCGGCCGGAGCAGTGCGGGGGCGGGCCGACGAGGTGGGAGAGAGAGTGGAGATGGAGAGTGAGGAGGGAGACTGAGAGGTCAGGCGGGCAGGATGATGATAACATGGGCTTAGGAGTAGCGCGGGTCTCggcccaacgctactgctaaagtcattaGTTGTAGCACCGGTCCAAGACAagtgctactgctaagtggggaTGGATAGCTGGGTACAGGTTGGCCATAATAGCTGCGCGATTCAACAGAACACGCTACTGCTAACGTGTTTACCAGTAGCGTGGGTCCATGACCAGCGCTGCTGCTATGGCCAGTCCGTGTGGCACGGCGACATCACCGTGTGGGACCACTTAGCAATAGCGTCGGTCCACGGGCCGGTGCTACTGCTAACCCCTTACTTGTAGCGCTTGACACTAGCACGCACTACTAATAAGTAACAGTAGCGCCTCTGTATAACCGACGCTACTGATAAGACTTCGTGtacaaggttttccctagtagtgggaggagTAGGCGCGCGTCCCGCGAGTCCGCTTCCTGTTTACGCCGACGTAAATCAGGCTCAAAATTGAGCCGAGAATGGGTCGACAGACGGACGAAAAGTGGACGCggcaacgcgccgacccaaacagacgcgcGCGGATGAAATGAGTTggcgcattggagttgctcttaattcGTTATCGGTTTAATTTTGGTTTTTGGTTGATCGAATTTCATGCCACCCCTACCTATTCGAAGCAAAGACGTGCAGACAATGGTTGAAACAGTTTTTCCCCATCTTCATTTATTTGAAGTAAGAAGTCAACGCGCAAGGCAGGGACCTTCGTGGGAAAGCAATCCCTCCCTCCCAGCGTCAACTGCCGTGTCCTCAACTCAAAGACGGCTGCTTTCCAGGGTGCTCACCGCAAAACCGAAGCAAACCCACCTACTCCGTTGTAGTTCCCCCGCCTCGTTCGTCGCCGGCCAGTGACCGGCCGCTCTTTCGTCGACGCAGCGAGCGCCCCCCGCTCCCCGTCGACCCAGGTGAGTAAGCTTCCGcctaccgcgccccgccgccgcccgagccgcccctgGTTGCTCCCCACGCTCTGCCGTCCTCGGATTCAGATCCACGGCCACCAGGAGCGCTTCGGCGCGTGCCCTGGACCCTGGATCTCACGGCGCCGTCCGTTTTGTGTGTGATGCAGCGAGCCGCGATGGAGAACGGGGAGATCGAGGCCGCGGAGGAGGGGCTGCCGATGCCGGCGCCGCCTGTTGGGCGCAGGTACCGGCCTGTGGGCTCCGACGACAGCGCCGTCATCCAGATGACCTCCATGGAGCCCGGCCCCGCCGGCTCCACCTCCGTCACCGGCCACGACGCTGTGACGCCCCAGCCGCCGAGGTGATGATGCATACTTCGTCTCGTATTTTGTGGCATTGTTGTTTGATAGACGACCAGTATAAGTGTCTCGGATTTAGCAAATGTTAAACTGCTGTGGATTCGTGCTTGCATGGTCTTGACCGTGAGTTTGTTATTTAGCCATTAGGTGTTAAATGATTCGGATGATAGTTGTGGCGTTTAGGAACTGACGAGAAGCAGCGCAAATGCATGTGAGGTTGATCTGAAGTTTTTAACTACATACTGGCTGTGGTCTGCTTGAGAGCTGCCTGCCCTGGCACTACAGTTCTAGGCCCTAATATAGCCTTTTGGAGTTGCTTCTTTCATTTAGAGCTCAGGGCATTAAGAGCAAGGTTGTGAAATTCGCATTTGTTATGTTTGTTTGTAGAATATCTTCAATCAATCTAATGCCATCACCTCGACTTCTGAAATTTGGTGATGATATTGTTATCACTTTGGGTTTGAGTAAATTTGAATGACTCTGCAGTAGATATTTCTTTTGTCATACAATGTTTTGTGAGTACTCATATATCGATGTCGAGCTTACCTATTTTCACATGAACATATATCCTTTCGTTGTACCTACTGGCTTCCTTGCTCCATTTGCTATTTCTGGTTGCATATTCCATGGCACATTATCAGGCATAATTTCTGAAGATCTCATTCCATGTGTTTCTTTCCATGGCCATTATAATTAGCAAGACAATTTAGGTGACAGAAATTGTCTAGCTGTGAATTTATGAACTCACGCTTTCGTTTATGTACATCATAGGAACCTTGAGCCTGGGGGTGCCAGTCTAAGTATCGATCCAAGCATGCAAGAAGGTTCTAGTGATCGTGCGACATCTAGTGGATCTCAAAGGGATTCAAAGCTAGAGCTTTTTGGGTTTGATTCACTTGTAAACATTTTGGGTCTCAAGAGGTACAATCCATCTTTTGTAATATATTTAGGCTCCTTGAAAACTTGAGATTAATCTCCTTTTGTTAAGCACACATAGTTTTTGACTACTATGTTAAGCATGTGTTACCCAAAGAAATAGTTTGAACCATTGATTTTACTTTATGACATATGCATCTGGCTGAATCTGAACAGCATGACAGGAGAAGAGACCCAAGCCCCTTCGAGCCCTAGGGAGGGAGAGGATGTAGCAATTACCATTGGACGTCCGAAGGTTGTCTCCAGATCCAACATTTAGGATGAGTGCCATCTGTTTGATACTTCGTCACACTTCTCCTAGTTAATCGTGAATAACTATGAGTTAGTATCTTTTGACTGTTTTGACGATTTGCTACCTCCCTATATATATTTAATCAACTACTCAACTCGAAGTTGCTGATTTGTACATTTAAGTTTTTATGCCTGATCTCAAAAGGTCGTTCAGTGTTTCATTGGTTTTCATTGACATGTTTGTTTCTGTTCATTTGGTTTATGCCATTTAGATATATATGAGTAATTATAAAAATTGTATTACTTATTCTGCTGCTTTCATTTGGTTTGCAGGAAACTGGACCAAAGTTTGGTACAATGATGGGTGTCTTTGTGCCATGCTTACAGAATATCTTGGGAATCATTTATTATATCCGTTTTACCTGGTAAGTATTGGTATTATGTGCACTTGTTTTTGTTACTGAACATGAACATTTAGTTCCTATTTGGTTATTTgcaaaataaaatttctatgttgCCATGCTGGTCAACGTAGTGTTGTTATCATTCTTTGGCAGAGGACCACCTGCAATATTTTGATTCCTAATTGTATGCGCTTTTCCTATGCTAGAACTAAGTAAAAATAACTGCAAAGTCTGTAGAGGTATTGTTATCCAATGTGGCCATATTGGACTGCTCTTGCAGCAGTAATGCCTTTGGTACCTTGAACATTTTTCTACCCTTGTTCGAAGTTGTAGTTCAAAAATGTGATGCCTGTATCCCCTTTTCAGCTAAAAAATTATTTATGATTATCAAAACTGACTAATTTTTTTCTCTCTATAGGATTGTAGGCATGGCAGGCGTATGGCAGTCACTTGTTTTAGTCTCATTCTGTGGTGCTTGCACATTTTTAACCGGCTTATCATTAAGTGCCATTGCAACGAATGGGGCAATGAAGGTATGCTGAACATTTGTGCTAATGGTGACGAGTTCGTGCAATAGGGTTGATACCTTACATGCATTAGCTTTTGCTGGTTAAAGTCCATCTGGAATTATTGCAGGGAATAGTTCGAGAGCTTGCTTGATGTGCGATGCTGCTACCTTGATAAACTTAAATTTGTAAGTTAGCTCATACACATTTTGTATGATCCATAGGGTGGTGGACCATATTATCTCATTGGCCGTGCGCTTGGTCCTGAAGTTGGAATCAGCATTGGATTGTGTTTCTTTCTTGGAAACGCGGTTGCAGGATCCATGTGAGTAAATACTGCAAATGCCAACTACTTACGTTATCCTTTCAAATTTCTTTTATATTTTGTTTGCTTGTGAAAGGAGTTTTCTGGATATTTCTGCATCTGTTGCTTGGAAGTTGTCATCATATGAGATCTTCAAGTTAGTATATGACGAGTTGAATGGTTTATAGTAGTATGTGAAGTGGTGATGAAGGGTTTTGCGCTGTATTTTGATACTTGTTGCCCTTGCCTGCTACAAGTTTGGATTGGCAATAGTGATAGAACACATCTGAATTAGTAATATAAACTCTTAGCTTTTTGTCCCATTGGAATTTTAGAGTATTCAATTTAATTTGTTAATACTTGTTAGTTTGACATGTATTCATGCTAACTTACCTGTCATTTCAGGTATGTTCTTGGTGCTGTAGAAACCTTTTTGGACGCCGTTCCTTCTGCGGGATTGTTTCAAGGCAAGTCACAAGTGATACTAGGCACTAAATTTTGTTTGTATTTGTGATCGCTGAGTACAAATGTTGAATTATTTCCAAATATCCAAAGTGCAAACCCTTGTACTTCAAACTTTTGTCAGGGCATAGAGATGCCTGtatttaattttattttcattGTTAACTTGGGTTTATGTTTTGTGAGAAATCGAGAAAAGCAGAGCTACGTTATACAATAATTCTCAACTTTTAATGTCACTTTTGGTTTTTATCTGACTAACTTATAGCCTTTTAATAACGCAGAGAGTGTAACAGTGGTCAACAATACATTAATAAACGGTACAGCAACAGCTGGCACGGCGACTATATCGACTCCCAGCTTGCATGACCTTCAAGTATATGGTGTTATTGTGACCATATTGCTCTGTTTTATTGTATTCGGTGGTGTCAAAATCATCAACAAGGTTGCCCCTGCCTTCTTAATACCAGTACTCTTTTCACTCTTGTGCATATATCTTGGCGTCTTCATTGCACCAAGACACAATGCTCCAAGTAAGTACCATGTGACCTATATGTTTGTTAATCATCATTATGCATATGTGCTTTCAATTGTAATGCTGGCTTTCCTACTTTAGAGGGGATCACTGGTTTGAGTCTAACCTCACTCAGAGACAACTGGGGTTCAGAATATCAACGTACAAACAATGCTGGAGTTCCTGATCCAAACGGTTCTATATATTGGGGTTTCAAGTAAGCTTATAACATCTCTAAAAACTTGAACATCATTCGATGTGTATTTACGTTGAATTTCAAGCATACTCTAGTCACTTTATACAATTTTCATTTGATCCAATGAACTTTGATCAATCATGGCAATGAGCCAGTGACTCCCACTCCCATTATTATATGTTAAGGGGTTGTGAGTTTCTTTACATGCATGTTCATTCTTTGAGCGAGATTGCAATGTGTCCCTAGGTTTATAGAGTAAATTACACTTTGCACCAGGTTTTGCAAGAGTTCAGTTTGAACTAGGTCTGGCACAATAATGTTGCAACTGCACCAGGTTCTGTAGAAAAATAATCTGAAGAGATTCATACATGTGTATTATGGGACGGAATATATACCTATAGATTTTAGTTAAAAAATATTGTTGTGCTGGACCCGGTGCAAAGGCAAAGACCTGGTGCAAAGTGAAACAAGTGGCAATGTACCTCATGCAAACTGCAATTTAGTTATATGAATCTCCTATTCAAGTTTTTAAACTTCTAGGATAGCTTGGTTGGTGTCAAGTTAGTAGGATAGCCTCTAGCCAGAGAAAGGTCCTCAGTATCCCCGCCCATCTTTGATGAAACAATGAAATCAACCTGCCTGCGTCCACATCAGCAACTTCTTTTAACTCACAGCTTTTGGTACAATATGACTAAGGACGACAAGTTTAGGGACTTTACAGGCTTATAAGGGCCTAATTGGAACTTCTGTATGAGTTTAGGGACCTGGTCTCTAACCTTGCGAGTTTGAAGGCTGGAGATGAATCAAACTCTGTTGTTGAAAACAAAAAAGTTTGTGGACCTGCAAGAGACTTTATTACTTTCTTTATGTCTGCAAATGCAACCTGCCAACACATTTTTGTACACTTTTCAGTGCTTTGGTAGGCCTCTTTTTCCCAGCAGTCACTGGAATTATGGCTGGCTCAAACCGATCTGCTTCACTGAAAGATACACAGCGTTCAATACCAATTGGAACATTATCTGCAACTCTTACAACAACTGCTATGTACTTGCTTTCTGTGCTGCTGTTTGGAGCCTTGTCCACAAGAGAAGAGCTTTTAACTGACAGGTACATGTGTCTCAATGCTGCAAGTTATCATTGCTCCCACTTTAGAATTGTAGATAATATGTTCTCTAGGGTTTAGAATATTTTGTATGTTTCAGTTCCGTGTTTATGATGTCGTCAAGGCATGCTTATTTGCTCTATCAGTTGAAAAAATCTCACTGCCACAGCTATTCTTCTGACTGTTACTGGCATTGGGCACATAAAGTTATTGTGGTATGTCCTGTTTGAGGGTACATGTCCATGCTTTTGCAGTCAGACAATTTTTTTCTCATCTTGAGCTAACAAGCTCTCAactaatctactccctccgttcctaaatatttgtctttttagagatttcgaatggactaccacatacggatgtatatagacatattttagagtgtagtcacttgttgaaatctctagaaagacaaatatttaggaacggagggagtactttatatgGTCAATATTCATGCTTTTTAGAATGCATATATTTCTCGAATCTGTTTTTGTTTCTATATTCTTTTATCAAAAAACTACGTTCTGATAGCATGGCTGTAGGTAACAGTTCTGTGTTAGTCCCATAATCTGCTACATTACTGAGTTATTGTGAGGTTAGCTCATGAATATCCTTTACTTGCAGGCTTCTTACTGCTACAGTGGCATGGCCTACTCCAGTAGTGATTTACATTGGTATTATCTTGTCTACTTTAGGTGCAGCGCTACAGTGTTTGACAGGGGCTCCAAGGTTATTAGCAGCAATAGCTAATGACGACATCCTTCCAGTCCTTAATTACTTCAAGGTTTCTGAAGGAGTCGAACCTCACGCGGCTACTTTATTCACAGCATTAATCTGCATTGGATGTGTGATTATTGGGAATTTAGATTTAATCACACCCACTATCACCATGTTCTTTCTGTTGTGCTATGCTGGTGTGAACCTGTCGTGCTTTCTGCTTGATTTACTTGATGCTCCTAGTTGGCGCCCTCGATGGAAATATCACCACTGGAGTCTTTCACTTGTTGGTGCACTGCTTTGTGTTGGTACGCCGTTTGACTCTTACCATTTTATTTGTCATCCATGACATGCATCCTGAACTGCCTCTAATACCATTTATGAATATACGTTATGTACTTTAAAATGTGTACTGATTTAGGCATAATTTTGAATTTTGATCGAAGATTTCTATTCCCATGTATGATTTTTTAATCCAACCAGCTCCTCCTAATCTGTACTGATTTATTTTTACCTTGTATTTCTTGTGGCCCACAGCTAGTTATAAATGCATCCTCACATTGTATTTATGGTAGTGCTTTCCACTAAATGGATTTTCCACTCAAATTTCAGTTATCATGTTTTTGATCTCCTGGTCTTTCACTGTTATCTCCCTTGCCCTTGCAAGCCTCATCTATTACTATGTGAGTCTAAAAGGGAAGGCTGGAGACTGGGGAGATGGGTTCAAGAGTGCATATTTTCAGTTGGCATTGCGAAGTCTCAGATCACTCGGAGGTATGACTTTCTGCATGGAAAAGAAATAGTCATTTGTAATCTATTTACATATTATTCTAACACTCACTTAACTGTTCTTACAGCAAACCAAGTTCATCCTAAGAATTGGTACCCCATTCCTCTGATATTATGCCGACCTTGGGGTAAACTTCCAGAAAATGTCCCTTGTCATCCTAAACTTGCCGATTTTGCTAATTGTATGAAGAAGAAGGGCCGTGGTATGTCAATATTTGTCTCGACAATTGACGGTGATTATCATGAGCTGGCTGAGGATGCTAAGACTGCCTGTCATCAGCTGGAGGCCTACATTGAGTACAAACAATGTGAGGGTGTTGCGGAGATCATTGTAGCACCTTCAATGTCTGAGGGCTTCCGCAGCATTGTTCAGACGATGGGCCTAGGCAACTTGAAGCCGAATATTGTTGTGGTGCGGTACCCTGAGATTTGGCGCCGTGAGAATCTGACAGAGATACCGTCAACATTTGTGAGTATAATAAACGATTGCATCATTGCTAACAAGGCAGTGGTTATCGTGAAGGGTCTTGATGAGTGGCCTAATGAGTTCCAGAGACAGTATGGGACTATTGACCTGTATTGGATTGTGAGAGATGGAGGATTGATGCTTCTTCTGTCTCAGCTCCTGCTCACAAAAGCGACCTTTGAAAGCTGCAAGATCCAAGTCTTCTGCATAGCTGAAGAGGACACTGATGCTGCAGAGCTAAAGACTGATGTCAAAAAGTTCTTGTACGATCTTAGGATGCATGCCGAGGTCATTGTTGTGACTATGAAGTCATGGGAATCTCACGTGGAGAACAGTAGCAGTAGTGCTCAGCCAGATGATTCCC
This window of the Triticum aestivum cultivar Chinese Spring chromosome 5D, IWGSC CS RefSeq v2.1, whole genome shotgun sequence genome carries:
- the LOC123122655 gene encoding cation-chloride cotransporter 1 isoform X2, with product MMGVFVPCLQNILGIIYYIRFTWIVGMAGVWQSLVLVSFCGACTFLTGLSLSAIATNGAMKGGGPYYLIGRALGPEVGISIGLCFFLGNAVAGSMYVLGAVETFLDAVPSAGLFQESVTVVNNTLINGTATAGTATISTPSLHDLQVYGVIVTILLCFIVFGGVKIINKVAPAFLIPVLFSLLCIYLGVFIAPRHNAPKGITGLSLTSLRDNWGSEYQRTNNAGVPDPNGSIYWGFNALVGLFFPAVTGIMAGSNRSASLKDTQRSIPIGTLSATLTTTAMYLLSVLLFGALSTREELLTDRLLTATVAWPTPVVIYIGIILSTLGAALQCLTGAPRLLAAIANDDILPVLNYFKVSEGVEPHAATLFTALICIGCVIIGNLDLITPTITMFFLLCYAGVNLSCFLLDLLDAPSWRPRWKYHHWSLSLVGALLCVVIMFLISWSFTVISLALASLIYYYVSLKGKAGDWGDGFKSAYFQLALRSLRSLGANQVHPKNWYPIPLILCRPWGKLPENVPCHPKLADFANCMKKKGRGMSIFVSTIDGDYHELAEDAKTACHQLEAYIEYKQCEGVAEIIVAPSMSEGFRSIVQTMGLGNLKPNIVVVRYPEIWRRENLTEIPSTFVSIINDCIIANKAVVIVKGLDEWPNEFQRQYGTIDLYWIVRDGGLMLLLSQLLLTKATFESCKIQVFCIAEEDTDAAELKTDVKKFLYDLRMHAEVIVVTMKSWESHVENSSSSAQPDDSQEAYTSARRRISAYLSEMKETTEREGRPQMVDGKQAVVNEEKVDKFLYTMFKLNSTILRHSRMAAVVLVSLPPPPLNHPAYFYMEYMDMLVENVPRMLIVRGYRRDVVTFFT
- the LOC123122655 gene encoding cation-chloride cotransporter 1 isoform X1 — encoded protein: MENGEIEAAEEGLPMPAPPVGRRYRPVGSDDSAVIQMTSMEPGPAGSTSVTGHDAVTPQPPRNLEPGGASLSIDPSMQEGSSDRATSSGSQRDSKLELFGFDSLVNILGLKSMTGEETQAPSSPREGEDVAITIGRPKETGPKFGTMMGVFVPCLQNILGIIYYIRFTWIVGMAGVWQSLVLVSFCGACTFLTGLSLSAIATNGAMKGGGPYYLIGRALGPEVGISIGLCFFLGNAVAGSMYVLGAVETFLDAVPSAGLFQESVTVVNNTLINGTATAGTATISTPSLHDLQVYGVIVTILLCFIVFGGVKIINKVAPAFLIPVLFSLLCIYLGVFIAPRHNAPKGITGLSLTSLRDNWGSEYQRTNNAGVPDPNGSIYWGFNALVGLFFPAVTGIMAGSNRSASLKDTQRSIPIGTLSATLTTTAMYLLSVLLFGALSTREELLTDRLLTATVAWPTPVVIYIGIILSTLGAALQCLTGAPRLLAAIANDDILPVLNYFKVSEGVEPHAATLFTALICIGCVIIGNLDLITPTITMFFLLCYAGVNLSCFLLDLLDAPSWRPRWKYHHWSLSLVGALLCVVIMFLISWSFTVISLALASLIYYYVSLKGKAGDWGDGFKSAYFQLALRSLRSLGANQVHPKNWYPIPLILCRPWGKLPENVPCHPKLADFANCMKKKGRGMSIFVSTIDGDYHELAEDAKTACHQLEAYIEYKQCEGVAEIIVAPSMSEGFRSIVQTMGLGNLKPNIVVVRYPEIWRRENLTEIPSTFVSIINDCIIANKAVVIVKGLDEWPNEFQRQYGTIDLYWIVRDGGLMLLLSQLLLTKATFESCKIQVFCIAEEDTDAAELKTDVKKFLYDLRMHAEVIVVTMKSWESHVENSSSSAQPDDSQEAYTSARRRISAYLSEMKETTEREGRPQMVDGKQAVVNEEKVDKFLYTMFKLNSTILRHSRMAAVVLVSLPPPPLNHPAYFYMEYMDMLVENVPRMLIVRGYRRDVVTFFT